A window of the Tunturibacter empetritectus genome harbors these coding sequences:
- the fliE gene encoding flagellar hook-basal body complex protein FliE, producing MNRVGTGGLDDGFLSDVGVAASNTGGASSVPFAGVLQSMMKETTKLDQKASEAVTGLLNGSGVEVHDAMIATQKANMAFELALQVRNKAVGAYQQMMGMQF from the coding sequence ATGAACAGAGTAGGGACGGGAGGCCTCGATGATGGCTTCCTGAGTGACGTGGGGGTGGCGGCGTCGAACACAGGGGGCGCGAGCAGCGTGCCGTTTGCGGGGGTGTTGCAGTCGATGATGAAGGAGACGACGAAGCTCGACCAGAAGGCGTCTGAGGCCGTGACCGGGTTGTTGAATGGCTCGGGGGTTGAGGTGCACGACGCAATGATTGCGACGCAGAAGGCGAATATGGCGTTCGAGCTGGCGCTGCAGGTGCGGAACAAGGCAGTAGGCGCTTATCAGCAGATGATGGGCATGCAGTTCTAA